The following coding sequences are from one Musa acuminata AAA Group cultivar baxijiao chromosome BXJ2-4, Cavendish_Baxijiao_AAA, whole genome shotgun sequence window:
- the LOC135611151 gene encoding expansin-A9-like, whose product MAMTAISVVVVMTFALMAMAVMAQDPWDTADATFYGDMSGNATMGGTCGYGNLFEHGYGLANTALSTVLFNDGEMCGACFELKCVAGPDRCKEGSTIVTATSFCPPAPVSLCNPPQKHFDLSMAMYMNIAKANNSGSIPVQFRRVPCVREGDIGFEFRGNPFWISVLVYNVAGSGDVANLSVRGSNTTWVPMTRSWGQRWQLSFRPEMVGQSLSFQVTTGDNNTVESVDVAPANWQFGQRYTGGQF is encoded by the exons ATGGCGATGACTGCGATCAGTGTGGTTGTCGTCATGACCTTTGCTCTCATGGCCATGGCAGTGATGGCACAGGATCCATGGGACACTGCCGACGCCACTTTCTACGGCGACATGTCCGGCAACGCGACCATGG GCGGAACTTGTGGGTATGGCAATCTCTTCGAGCACGGATACGGGCTGGCGAACACGGCGCTGAGCACGGTGCTGTTCAACGACGGGGAAATGTGCGGTGCATGCTTCGAGTTGAAGTGCGTAGCGGGACCCGACAGGTGCAAGGAGGGAAGCACCATCGTGACGGCGACGAGCTTTTGCCCGCCGGCACCCGTCAGCCTGTGCAACCCGCCCCAGAAGCACTTCGACCTCTCCATGGCCATGTACATGAATATCGCCAAGGCAAACAATTCGGGCAGCATCCCCGTGCAGTTCCGGCGAGTACCGTGCGTCAGGGAGGGCGACATCGGATTCGAGTTCAGGGGGAACCCCTTCTGGATCTCGGTGCTGGTGTACAACGTGGCCGGCTCCGGCGACGTGGCGAACCTGTCGGTGAGGGGATCCAACACCACCTGGGTGCCGATGACGAGGTCGTGGGGACAGAGATGGCAGCTCAGTTTCAGGCCAGAGATGGTGGGGCAGAGCCTTTCGTTCCAGGTGACAACAGGCGACAACAATACGGTGGAGTCGGTCGACGTCGCTCCAGCGAACTGGCAGTTCGGACAGCGGTATACAGGCGGCCAATTCTGA